The stretch of DNA CGGTTCAGGCGCTGAGCCACAAACACCGGTGTCTTGGTCGTCCCGGAGTGGAGCACCGCAAAGGCCTCATAGCAAAGCTCCCGCAACTGTGGCCGGGGCGTGATGGCCGGTGGTGTGCCATTCGCAAAGAACTGCGGGCACCGCGCAAAGGAGGTCGGCTCGGGTGTGAGCAGCGCCGCACTGTCGAACTGCGGAGAACGTGCCGAGGAAAGATTCGGGAGAGCAACGCCGGCAAGAGACAGGGCCAGCACAGCCGCCAGGCGCGCACGGCCTGGCCAAAAGAACAGACGATTCACAGAAGGAGCATTCGGGTGGAGCAAAACGGAGCCCGATTGGAGCACCGTTCTCCTTCACCCCTCGGCCCGAATGCTCGGATCCCGCAGGGTTTTACAGCTGCTTGCAGAGATAAGAGGCTCCAACAAAAAGGGATTGCATCCGCCTCGACTCATAAGATGCGTGGACGTTGCTCTGCGATGCCGGTCGGCACTGCTGAGCCCTTTTACTCTGCGTCAAAGTGAGATTGTGAAACGCTGACCGTGCAGTGTCTGCGGAGCGGCTTATCTATACCGCGCAGGCCACATGGTTCGTCACGGGGCGGGTCTTCAGCCAAGGCGAAGGCGGTTGGAGCGCCAGCGGTTGGACTTCACCGCCCTCAAGGCAAAGCTTGTCACGGCCTTGAGTTTGAACACTTTTTAGTCATTTTTGATGAAAGCCTCGAAGTCCGTTCAGCTTGTGGAGAGAGTTAGCAAACGGAGCGAGTCACTTCTCCGCATGACCATGGGACCGTCTCTGCATCGCACCGCCGACCCAATGCACCAAAGACTTCGGAATACACAGGGCCTGCTTTAGTGGACGCCACAGTTCTTCCAACCTGAAGGTAGGACGCGCAAGAGTCGCCAGACGATCCAGTTTGTAAACGGGATCAGAAGGCCCTCGTCGTCCTTGAAAGACCTTGTGGGGGTTGGTATCCGGCACCAAGCGCTGAAGGTCAGCGGTATCGATCCATCTCTCAGCGTCGTGCACTGTGACCCTGCGCCGAATTTTCCATGCTCCGTCGCGTCGCTCGAACTCATCGAGATAGCGACCTTGGTGCCACATGTCGGTCATCTTTCCGAATCGCTTCAGCCGGTGAATTACAGACCACTGCGTCTCAACGTAAGCGCAATCACCATCTAAGCGTATGTTTGGATTGGACAGTGAATGAATACTGAGTTCTAGCTGCGCCAGAATCGGAAGGACGTACTCAACGAAATCCCACGCCCGTCCCACAAAGAAGCCATGGTCGTCCGTTGCATCTTCGTGATAACACGCCTTCATCAAGGCCATATCACCCCTGTCGACAGCCCTGCAATAGTCGTAGAGAACTCCTCGAATGGACTCCCGGTCTATCAGTGAACTCAGCTGCGTGGCCATTCCCAATAGCAATTCGTTAGACATGAGCACCTCAACGCCAGTCAGTTCGAAAGGCTTACGTTAGAAGTCACTGTACGCCGGGGGGCTGCTGTCTCCGCATTCCCCGTGTTTGGCGTGCCTGCGGGTTCGATCAACAGCAGATGTGCTTCTTCCTCCGCCCGGGGGCGATGCTCTAAACCCTTTGGGACAATGAAAAGCTCACCTGGGCCAAGCGTGACAGGACCTTCTCTGAGATCTATCACTATCCGGCCTTTCAGCACGAGAAAAAAGTCATCAGTGTCCTTATGCGAATGCCATACGAACTCGCCTTTTACTTTCACGACCATAATGTCGTGGCCGTTGAACTGAGTGACGACGTGAGGATGCCAATAGCTGTCAAAGGCGTCCAGCGCGCCAGCAAGGTTTATCGATTTAAATGCGTTCATATGGTTACTCCGGTCAGTTTTCAGACTCAGTGACTATTTGGCGTTGCACTGGTTTCGGCATCATGTCTCTTGGTCTGCATTTCGATTGCAGCTGAAATGGATCGCCTTGCTTTTTAAGCATCCGCTTTGCAAGCCGCATCCTTGGCGCTTATGTTCGACACGAATTCGGAGGCCGAAAGACGCACGCACAAACGCGAGTTTCCGACCGAGATCGTGGACGTGATCCAAAAATGAAACAAATCCAAAATGGCGATTAGCGGTTCTTCGGCATGCAGGCAGACATCGGCGTAGACGTTGATTCAGGCCCCGCGCACCTTGTTCGGGGAACCTGATCGATTTCTCCCTACCAGCACAGCTCAAAGCTGTAATACGCAGGCCTTACTCAGCGGTCATGGCATTGCACCGCGGAGGTACGAGGTGTCTGTCTGTACCTCCGCTGCAGAGCCGCTTATTCGAGACTATTTACCGGCACCCAAAATGCTCAGAATCGCCGGTCCGAACTCAGCGCTACGAACAGCGTAGCCAGTATGGGCGCCAGGGATCTCCACGAACGTGGCGCCAATTTTTTTGGCGAGGTTCTCACTCAAGGAGTGCAGGGGAAATCCGCGCGAGGCCGTGCCGGCGGCCATCACGATGCGAGCTGCATTGGCCTTCAGCTTGGCGTGATCAAAGTCGACGGCTGTGTACTCACGGAGCTCGTGCTCCATCCAGTATTCAATGGCGGCTCGGGACTGAGGGTTGTTCGGGTCGCGCATGCGTTTAAAGTGCTCAACGGTTTCAGGCGGCATGCTAGTGTTGAACAGGTCGAACGCCGGAGCGATGCCCGATTTTTTGTAGATCGCGTATGTGTCGTACATCAACTGGAGGAGTTGCTTGCCTTCAGCAAACGACGGCATTTCTTTTGTGGCGGGGGGCTCGAAAGCGATGACCTTGTTAATCGAACCGGGCCCCTGGGTCAGCGCCTGCAATGCAACAATCGCGCCCGAACTTGGACCGAAAACGGCAGCCGGTGCACCTGCAACACGCTTGATCAGCTGGAGCGCATCATCTGCGTCCGTTTGCAGACGACGCGAATAGTCCTGTTCACCGACAAGCTGGCTGCGTGCAAAGCCTCTTCGATCGAACGTGATGACGGTGAAATGTTCGCCGAGGATCTGCATGATCGGCCCCATGATGTGTGCCGTTCCGTTGCCGCCTGGGATTAGCAGGAGAGGCGATCCGCTTCCTACAGTTTCATAGTAGAGACGGGCACCCGGTACCTCCAGCACACCATTGCGCACAGGCTTGGGTGCGGCTGCTGTGTTGGCGAAAGCATTGGTGTGCAAGGCCCCGGCAGCTCCGAGTACGAGCGCCGCGTTGGCAGAATGAACAAGAACTGATCGTCGATTCAGTTGGGTCATTATGAAATCTCCATGGTGGGTTGTTGAGACGTGTAGCGATCACAGGCTCTGGCGGCGTTGAGCGCCACCCCGATGTCAACGATCGTAGACAAATTGTGCTCCCGGCACGTTTGTTTGTCAACGCCTGTTGACAATGTATTGCTATGATCCGTACTCGCCCTCACAAAGGCCATCAAAGTGCGGGTTAGAACGAGCCCAAAATCCTGACGGCGTATCGTCTCGAACCTTGGTCATGACCTTGGCGGACGTGAAGGCGCCACAACGAAGGCTTCCCCTCGTTGATGCATCTGGTATCCATGAAATGACAAACCCACTACCTAGAAACGCTGAGCGAAGCCGTGCAGCTATCGCAACGGCGGCCCGCGCTCTGTTTGCCGAACGTGGCTACGAGTTGACAACCGTCCGTGACATTGCCGCTCGTGCCCAATTGGATCCTGCTCTGGTGATGCGTTACTTTGGGAACAAGGAGGGTTTGTTTGCTGAGGTAATCGATCTGGACCTGAAGCTACCTGACCTGCGCGAGTCAGACTCTTCCAAAGCGGGGAAGTTGCTCGTTCAACATTTTTTAGATATCTGGGAAGGGGAGCAGGGAATAGGGGGGCTTCCGATTCTTTTACGCTCCGCATCTTCCAACGAGCGGGCGGCTCAAAAGTTACGAGAGACCTTTGCGACGCAGGTGGCTCCAGTGCTCCTGCAGGTTGGCGCCAAAGACAACGCCGTCGCGCGTGTAGGCTTGATCACGTCTCAAATGCTCGGCTTGGCCCTATGCCGCTATGTCTTGAAACTGCCTCCCGTGGTGACGCTACCTAAAGACGTGATCATTGAGGAGGTCGGCGCCACTGTTCAGCGCTATCTGAGCGAGGCGCTTCAATAGTCAGTCAGATCTAGATGGCAATTGGAGGAGCCTTTCCAACCGCGCCCTTTACCAGTCATCAGCGAGGGCTTCTTCAGAAATCCTTTGCCTTGAGAGCGAGGCGCACCTGAATTACCTGGCGGTTTGATGAAAGCCCTTCGGTCCATGGGCGAAGACATCTTGCATGGCTCTAGGTAGAAGATCTCGTAGCCAGCGCGATGCTTGGTCATCATGGTATCGCTCGTGCCAAAAATGTTCGATTAGTAACTTTGGCAGTCGTATTGGAGTTGGGTAAATCTTCACATCCGCAATGGGGAGCATGAGCTCAGCCAACGGCCGAGGGATTGTGGCGACCATATCGCTAGCAGCGATGATTGCAGGAAGTGCTAAGAAATGGGGTACACGGGCGCCTACGTTGTCTAGTAGGCCCATACGTTGAAGTGCGGCCTCAACCGCATGATGGCCTGTACCTTGCGCTTGTGCTACTGCGTGTCGTTCCCGAACGAAGTCATCCCGAGAAAGTTTCGTCTTGATCCGTGGGTGTGAAGCGCTAGCGATTGTGACGTACTCACTTGCGAAAAGTGCTCCATGTAGCAAGCTCGCTCGAAGAGCGGGGCTGAAGCCAATGGCGGCATCTGCGGCCCCGTCGCGTAGAGCGGAAACGATGCTTTCGGTTGGCAGTTGTATGGCTCGAAAAGCGATGCCTGGAGCCGTAGTGAGGCAATGCGAAACAATGCGCGGCAAGATGATGGCCTCGGCAATGTCTGTCATCACAAGGGTGAATTCACGCCGACTCACCCCTTGATCAAAGCTGCCCTTGACGTCGAGCCCTTGCTCAAGAATGGCCAGAGCTTGGCCAATTCGACGTGCAATCTCCTCCCCCAAAGGGGTTGGCATCACGCCGCCCGGGCATCGGACAAAGATGCGATCACCGTAGTGTTGGCGCAAATCGCGCAGCGCATGGCTAACGGTCGGTTGCGAAACAC from Trichocoleus desertorum ATA4-8-CV12 encodes:
- a CDS encoding TetR family transcriptional regulator, yielding MTLADVKAPQRRLPLVDASGIHEMTNPLPRNAERSRAAIATAARALFAERGYELTTVRDIAARAQLDPALVMRYFGNKEGLFAEVIDLDLKLPDLRESDSSKAGKLLVQHFLDIWEGEQGIGGLPILLRSASSNERAAQKLRETFATQVAPVLLQVGAKDNAVARVGLITSQMLGLALCRYVLKLPPVVTLPKDVIIEEVGATVQRYLSEALQ
- a CDS encoding nuclear transport factor 2 family protein, which produces MSNELLLGMATQLSSLIDRESIRGVLYDYCRAVDRGDMALMKACYHEDATDDHGFFVGRAWDFVEYVLPILAQLELSIHSLSNPNIRLDGDCAYVETQWSVIHRLKRFGKMTDMWHQGRYLDEFERRDGAWKIRRRVTVHDAERWIDTADLQRLVPDTNPHKVFQGRRGPSDPVYKLDRLATLARPTFRLEELWRPLKQALCIPKSLVHWVGGAMQRRSHGHAEK
- a CDS encoding alpha/beta hydrolase — encoded protein: MTQLNRRSVLVHSANAALVLGAAGALHTNAFANTAAAPKPVRNGVLEVPGARLYYETVGSGSPLLLIPGGNGTAHIMGPIMQILGEHFTVITFDRRGFARSQLVGEQDYSRRLQTDADDALQLIKRVAGAPAAVFGPSSGAIVALQALTQGPGSINKVIAFEPPATKEMPSFAEGKQLLQLMYDTYAIYKKSGIAPAFDLFNTSMPPETVEHFKRMRDPNNPQSRAAIEYWMEHELREYTAVDFDHAKLKANAARIVMAAGTASRGFPLHSLSENLAKKIGATFVEIPGAHTGYAVRSAEFGPAILSILGAGK
- a CDS encoding cupin domain-containing protein — protein: MNAFKSINLAGALDAFDSYWHPHVVTQFNGHDIMVVKVKGEFVWHSHKDTDDFFLVLKGRIVIDLREGPVTLGPGELFIVPKGLEHRPRAEEEAHLLLIEPAGTPNTGNAETAAPRRTVTSNVSLSN
- a CDS encoding LysR family transcriptional regulator — its product is MLTLSLRRGESIQIRSSKHNFDDLFCNIHFVNNQVIDLNKLRVFKAVWEQRNVSRAAEALGVSQPTVSHALRDLRQHYGDRIFVRCPGGVMPTPLGEEIARRIGQALAILEQGLDVKGSFDQGVSRREFTLVMTDIAEAIILPRIVSHCLTTAPGIAFRAIQLPTESIVSALRDGAADAAIGFSPALRASLLHGALFASEYVTIASASHPRIKTKLSRDDFVRERHAVAQAQGTGHHAVEAALQRMGLLDNVGARVPHFLALPAIIAASDMVATIPRPLAELMLPIADVKIYPTPIRLPKLLIEHFWHERYHDDQASRWLRDLLPRAMQDVFAHGPKGFHQTAR